The Megalops cyprinoides isolate fMegCyp1 chromosome 9, fMegCyp1.pri, whole genome shotgun sequence genome has a window encoding:
- the tyw1 gene encoding S-adenosyl-L-methionine-dependent tRNA 4-demethylwyosine synthase TYW1 isoform X3 translates to MVQITLVLTSLILLHLTSYAVSDDMKGTLKNAPSYTEAYFMPVWQNRLYVYSAAAVFIGIWFTLKMTLKRQKNIHSPVNLGLHSRAIKENGYFVEKEEVHVSGVKVFYGTQTGTAKGFAIDLAEEVKTLGLTAEVIDLKDYDPDESIAHACTNKSIYVFLLATYTDGKPTENAEWFCKWLEEASTDFRYGQTYLKGMRYAVFGLGNSVYVGHYNTVSKNVDKWLWMLSAARVMTRGEGDCNVVQSQNGSIQADFAAWKARFRKSLVALTKGEKSSCSSKCGNCACKNNEKHQDQQEKNHAMEKPQQHSSEEEVSELVESSSDEESVVDEEMGHGSVIDVEDLGNIMSSIKKNKRKEEGDQQMVKLLKKEEAREMITPTLREALSKQGYKLIGSHSGVKLCRWTKAMLRGRGGCYKHTFYGIESHRCMETTPSLACANKCVFCWRHHTNPVGTEWRWKMDPPEKILLEAVDKHRNMIKEFRGVPGVLPERFEEGLAVKHCALSLVGEPIMYPEINAFLRLLHRQHISSFLVTNAQFPEEIRTLEPVTQLYVSVDASTKDSLKKIDRPLFKDFWNRFLDSLRALGEKQQRTVYRLTLVKAWNVAELKAYADLITLGKPDFIEVKGVTYCGESSASSLTMANVPWHEEVIHFVQQLADLLPDYDIASEHKHSNCLLIAHHKFKVEGEWWTWIDYERFQELIQSYEESGGSKTFSAMDYMAKTPSWAVFGAKERGFDPADTRYQRKKKTDISGC, encoded by the exons ATGGTTCAGATCACGTTAGTCTTGACTTCTTTGATTCTTTTGCATTTAACATCGTATGCTGTGAGTGATGACATGAAGG GTACGCTAAAGAATGCGCCGAGTTACACCGAAGCCTACTTCATGCCAGTATGGCAGAACAGATTGTATGTGTACTCTGCTGCAGCAGTTTTTATTGGAATCTGGTTTACACTGAAGATGACTTTGAAAAGG CAGAAGAACATTCATAGTCCTGTGAACCTGGGACTGCACTCCAGAGCAATTAAGGAGAATGGATATTTTGTTGAGAAAGAGGAGGTTCATGTTTCAGGGGTGAAGGTTTTCTATGGGACACAGACTGGAACGGCAAAG GGCTTTGCCATTGATCTTGCCGAAGAAGTCAAGACACTGGGCCTGACAGCTGAAGTAATTGACCTGAAAGATTACGATCCAGATGAAAGTATTGCACATGCG TGTACAAACAAaagtatttatgtttttctaCTTGCCACTTACACCGATGGAAAGCCTACTGAGAATGCAGAATGGTTTTGTAAGTGGCTTGAAGAGGCCTCCACTGACTTCCGATACGGCCAGACTTACCTGAAAGGCATGAGATATGCAGTGTTTGGGCTGGGAAACTCTGTGTATGTCGGTCATTATAACACG GTGAGCAAGAACGTAGACAAATGGCTGTGGATGCTGAGTGCAGCCCGCGTCATGACACGAGGAGAAGGCGACTGCAACGTGGTTCAGAGCCAGAATGGCAGCATACAGGCGGACTTTGCCGCTTGGAAGGCCAGGTTCCGGAAAAGCCTCGTGGCTCTGACCAAGGGGGAGAAATCATCCTGTAGCAGCAAGTGTGGAAACTGCGCCTGCAAGAACAATGAGAAGCACCAGGATCAGCAGGAGAAAAACCATGCTATGGAGAAACCGCAGCAGCACAGCTCAGAG GAGGAAGTCTCTGAGCTGGTGGAGTCCAGCAGTGATGAAGAATCGGTTGTGGATGAAGAAATGGGCCATGGCTCCGTCATCGATGTGGAAGACCTGGGAAATATCATgagcagcattaaaaaaaacaag agaaaggaggagggtgATCAGCAGATGGTGAAACTGCTCAAGAAGGAGGAGGCCAGAGAGATGATCACCCCTACTCTACGGGAAGCTCTGAGCAAGCAAG GATATAAGCTGATTGGAAGTCACTCAGGGGTGAAACTCTGTCGTTGGACCAAG GCCATGttgcgaggaagaggaggctgTTACAAGCACACTTTTTATGGGATTGAGTCCCACCGTTGTATGGAAACCACTCCTAGCCTTGCTTGTGCcaacaaatgtgtgttttgctggAG GCACCACACGAACCCGGTGGGCACCGAGTGGCGCTGGAAGATGGACCCGCCTGAGAAGATCTTGCTGGAGGCAGTGGACAAACACCGCAACATGATCAAGGAATTCAGAG GTGTTCCAGGTGTGCTGCCGGAGCGATTCGAGGAGGGACTGGCTGTGAAGCACTGCGCGCTCTCCCTGGTGGGGGAGCCCATCATGTACCCCGAGATCAACGCCTTCCTCAGGCTGCTGCACCGCCAGCACATCTCCAGCTTCCTGGTCACCAACGCGCAGTTCCCCGAGGAGATCAG GACCCTTGAGCCAGTGACTCAGTTGTATGTCAGTGTGGATGCCAGCACAAAGGACAGCCTAAAAAAGATTGACCGCCCGCTATTCAAGGACTTCTGGAACCGCTTCTTGGACAGTCTCAGAGCATTAGGGGAAAAG CAACAGCGCACTGTGTACAGACTCACACTGGTGAAGGCGTGGAACGTGGCCGAGCTGAAGGCTTACGCTGACCTCATCACACTGGGCAAACCTGATTTCATTGAGGTGAAG GGAGTGACCTACTGTGGAGAAAGTTCAGCCAGCAGTCTGACCATGGCCAATGTTCCCTGGCATGAAGAGGTCATCCACTTTGTACAGCAACTGGCTGATCTGCTCCCAGACTATGATATAGCCTCTGAACACAAGCATTCAAACTGCCTTCTGATCGCTCATCATAAG TTTAAAGTTGAAGGGGAGTGGTGGACGTGGATCGACTATGAACGATTCCAGGAGCTTATCCAGAGCTATGAGGAGAGCGGGGGCAGCAAGACGTTTTCTGCCATGGACTACATGGCCAAGACTCCAAGCTGGGCTGTTTTTGGGGCCAAGGAGAGAGGCTTTGACCCAGCAGATACCCGataccaaaggaaaaaaaagactgatatCTCAGGATGTTGA
- the tyw1 gene encoding S-adenosyl-L-methionine-dependent tRNA 4-demethylwyosine synthase TYW1 isoform X2 yields MVQITLVLTSLILLHLTSYAVSDDMKGTLKNAPSYTEAYFMPVWQNRLYVYSAAAVFIGIWFTLKMTLKRKNIHSPVNLGLHSRAIKENGYFVEKEEVHVSGVKVFYGTQTGTAKGFAIDLAEEVKTLGLTAEVIDLKDYDPDESIAHACTNKSIYVFLLATYTDGKPTENAEWFCKWLEEASTDFRYGQTYLKGMRYAVFGLGNSVYVGHYNTVSKNVDKWLWMLSAARVMTRGEGDCNVVQSQNGSIQADFAAWKARFRKSLVALTKGEKSSCSSKCGNCACKNNEKHQDQQEKNHAMEKPQQHSSEVSQPEEEVSELVESSSDEESVVDEEMGHGSVIDVEDLGNIMSSIKKNKRKEEGDQQMVKLLKKEEAREMITPTLREALSKQGYKLIGSHSGVKLCRWTKAMLRGRGGCYKHTFYGIESHRCMETTPSLACANKCVFCWRHHTNPVGTEWRWKMDPPEKILLEAVDKHRNMIKEFRGVPGVLPERFEEGLAVKHCALSLVGEPIMYPEINAFLRLLHRQHISSFLVTNAQFPEEIRTLEPVTQLYVSVDASTKDSLKKIDRPLFKDFWNRFLDSLRALGEKQQRTVYRLTLVKAWNVAELKAYADLITLGKPDFIEVKGVTYCGESSASSLTMANVPWHEEVIHFVQQLADLLPDYDIASEHKHSNCLLIAHHKFKVEGEWWTWIDYERFQELIQSYEESGGSKTFSAMDYMAKTPSWAVFGAKERGFDPADTRYQRKKKTDISGC; encoded by the exons ATGGTTCAGATCACGTTAGTCTTGACTTCTTTGATTCTTTTGCATTTAACATCGTATGCTGTGAGTGATGACATGAAGG GTACGCTAAAGAATGCGCCGAGTTACACCGAAGCCTACTTCATGCCAGTATGGCAGAACAGATTGTATGTGTACTCTGCTGCAGCAGTTTTTATTGGAATCTGGTTTACACTGAAGATGACTTTGAAAAGG AAGAACATTCATAGTCCTGTGAACCTGGGACTGCACTCCAGAGCAATTAAGGAGAATGGATATTTTGTTGAGAAAGAGGAGGTTCATGTTTCAGGGGTGAAGGTTTTCTATGGGACACAGACTGGAACGGCAAAG GGCTTTGCCATTGATCTTGCCGAAGAAGTCAAGACACTGGGCCTGACAGCTGAAGTAATTGACCTGAAAGATTACGATCCAGATGAAAGTATTGCACATGCG TGTACAAACAAaagtatttatgtttttctaCTTGCCACTTACACCGATGGAAAGCCTACTGAGAATGCAGAATGGTTTTGTAAGTGGCTTGAAGAGGCCTCCACTGACTTCCGATACGGCCAGACTTACCTGAAAGGCATGAGATATGCAGTGTTTGGGCTGGGAAACTCTGTGTATGTCGGTCATTATAACACG GTGAGCAAGAACGTAGACAAATGGCTGTGGATGCTGAGTGCAGCCCGCGTCATGACACGAGGAGAAGGCGACTGCAACGTGGTTCAGAGCCAGAATGGCAGCATACAGGCGGACTTTGCCGCTTGGAAGGCCAGGTTCCGGAAAAGCCTCGTGGCTCTGACCAAGGGGGAGAAATCATCCTGTAGCAGCAAGTGTGGAAACTGCGCCTGCAAGAACAATGAGAAGCACCAGGATCAGCAGGAGAAAAACCATGCTATGGAGAAACCGCAGCAGCACAGCTCAGAGGTGAGCCAGCCAGAG GAGGAAGTCTCTGAGCTGGTGGAGTCCAGCAGTGATGAAGAATCGGTTGTGGATGAAGAAATGGGCCATGGCTCCGTCATCGATGTGGAAGACCTGGGAAATATCATgagcagcattaaaaaaaacaag agaaaggaggagggtgATCAGCAGATGGTGAAACTGCTCAAGAAGGAGGAGGCCAGAGAGATGATCACCCCTACTCTACGGGAAGCTCTGAGCAAGCAAG GATATAAGCTGATTGGAAGTCACTCAGGGGTGAAACTCTGTCGTTGGACCAAG GCCATGttgcgaggaagaggaggctgTTACAAGCACACTTTTTATGGGATTGAGTCCCACCGTTGTATGGAAACCACTCCTAGCCTTGCTTGTGCcaacaaatgtgtgttttgctggAG GCACCACACGAACCCGGTGGGCACCGAGTGGCGCTGGAAGATGGACCCGCCTGAGAAGATCTTGCTGGAGGCAGTGGACAAACACCGCAACATGATCAAGGAATTCAGAG GTGTTCCAGGTGTGCTGCCGGAGCGATTCGAGGAGGGACTGGCTGTGAAGCACTGCGCGCTCTCCCTGGTGGGGGAGCCCATCATGTACCCCGAGATCAACGCCTTCCTCAGGCTGCTGCACCGCCAGCACATCTCCAGCTTCCTGGTCACCAACGCGCAGTTCCCCGAGGAGATCAG GACCCTTGAGCCAGTGACTCAGTTGTATGTCAGTGTGGATGCCAGCACAAAGGACAGCCTAAAAAAGATTGACCGCCCGCTATTCAAGGACTTCTGGAACCGCTTCTTGGACAGTCTCAGAGCATTAGGGGAAAAG CAACAGCGCACTGTGTACAGACTCACACTGGTGAAGGCGTGGAACGTGGCCGAGCTGAAGGCTTACGCTGACCTCATCACACTGGGCAAACCTGATTTCATTGAGGTGAAG GGAGTGACCTACTGTGGAGAAAGTTCAGCCAGCAGTCTGACCATGGCCAATGTTCCCTGGCATGAAGAGGTCATCCACTTTGTACAGCAACTGGCTGATCTGCTCCCAGACTATGATATAGCCTCTGAACACAAGCATTCAAACTGCCTTCTGATCGCTCATCATAAG TTTAAAGTTGAAGGGGAGTGGTGGACGTGGATCGACTATGAACGATTCCAGGAGCTTATCCAGAGCTATGAGGAGAGCGGGGGCAGCAAGACGTTTTCTGCCATGGACTACATGGCCAAGACTCCAAGCTGGGCTGTTTTTGGGGCCAAGGAGAGAGGCTTTGACCCAGCAGATACCCGataccaaaggaaaaaaaagactgatatCTCAGGATGTTGA
- the tyw1 gene encoding S-adenosyl-L-methionine-dependent tRNA 4-demethylwyosine synthase TYW1 isoform X1 → MVQITLVLTSLILLHLTSYAVSDDMKGTLKNAPSYTEAYFMPVWQNRLYVYSAAAVFIGIWFTLKMTLKRQKNIHSPVNLGLHSRAIKENGYFVEKEEVHVSGVKVFYGTQTGTAKGFAIDLAEEVKTLGLTAEVIDLKDYDPDESIAHACTNKSIYVFLLATYTDGKPTENAEWFCKWLEEASTDFRYGQTYLKGMRYAVFGLGNSVYVGHYNTVSKNVDKWLWMLSAARVMTRGEGDCNVVQSQNGSIQADFAAWKARFRKSLVALTKGEKSSCSSKCGNCACKNNEKHQDQQEKNHAMEKPQQHSSEVSQPEEEVSELVESSSDEESVVDEEMGHGSVIDVEDLGNIMSSIKKNKRKEEGDQQMVKLLKKEEAREMITPTLREALSKQGYKLIGSHSGVKLCRWTKAMLRGRGGCYKHTFYGIESHRCMETTPSLACANKCVFCWRHHTNPVGTEWRWKMDPPEKILLEAVDKHRNMIKEFRGVPGVLPERFEEGLAVKHCALSLVGEPIMYPEINAFLRLLHRQHISSFLVTNAQFPEEIRTLEPVTQLYVSVDASTKDSLKKIDRPLFKDFWNRFLDSLRALGEKQQRTVYRLTLVKAWNVAELKAYADLITLGKPDFIEVKGVTYCGESSASSLTMANVPWHEEVIHFVQQLADLLPDYDIASEHKHSNCLLIAHHKFKVEGEWWTWIDYERFQELIQSYEESGGSKTFSAMDYMAKTPSWAVFGAKERGFDPADTRYQRKKKTDISGC, encoded by the exons ATGGTTCAGATCACGTTAGTCTTGACTTCTTTGATTCTTTTGCATTTAACATCGTATGCTGTGAGTGATGACATGAAGG GTACGCTAAAGAATGCGCCGAGTTACACCGAAGCCTACTTCATGCCAGTATGGCAGAACAGATTGTATGTGTACTCTGCTGCAGCAGTTTTTATTGGAATCTGGTTTACACTGAAGATGACTTTGAAAAGG CAGAAGAACATTCATAGTCCTGTGAACCTGGGACTGCACTCCAGAGCAATTAAGGAGAATGGATATTTTGTTGAGAAAGAGGAGGTTCATGTTTCAGGGGTGAAGGTTTTCTATGGGACACAGACTGGAACGGCAAAG GGCTTTGCCATTGATCTTGCCGAAGAAGTCAAGACACTGGGCCTGACAGCTGAAGTAATTGACCTGAAAGATTACGATCCAGATGAAAGTATTGCACATGCG TGTACAAACAAaagtatttatgtttttctaCTTGCCACTTACACCGATGGAAAGCCTACTGAGAATGCAGAATGGTTTTGTAAGTGGCTTGAAGAGGCCTCCACTGACTTCCGATACGGCCAGACTTACCTGAAAGGCATGAGATATGCAGTGTTTGGGCTGGGAAACTCTGTGTATGTCGGTCATTATAACACG GTGAGCAAGAACGTAGACAAATGGCTGTGGATGCTGAGTGCAGCCCGCGTCATGACACGAGGAGAAGGCGACTGCAACGTGGTTCAGAGCCAGAATGGCAGCATACAGGCGGACTTTGCCGCTTGGAAGGCCAGGTTCCGGAAAAGCCTCGTGGCTCTGACCAAGGGGGAGAAATCATCCTGTAGCAGCAAGTGTGGAAACTGCGCCTGCAAGAACAATGAGAAGCACCAGGATCAGCAGGAGAAAAACCATGCTATGGAGAAACCGCAGCAGCACAGCTCAGAGGTGAGCCAGCCAGAG GAGGAAGTCTCTGAGCTGGTGGAGTCCAGCAGTGATGAAGAATCGGTTGTGGATGAAGAAATGGGCCATGGCTCCGTCATCGATGTGGAAGACCTGGGAAATATCATgagcagcattaaaaaaaacaag agaaaggaggagggtgATCAGCAGATGGTGAAACTGCTCAAGAAGGAGGAGGCCAGAGAGATGATCACCCCTACTCTACGGGAAGCTCTGAGCAAGCAAG GATATAAGCTGATTGGAAGTCACTCAGGGGTGAAACTCTGTCGTTGGACCAAG GCCATGttgcgaggaagaggaggctgTTACAAGCACACTTTTTATGGGATTGAGTCCCACCGTTGTATGGAAACCACTCCTAGCCTTGCTTGTGCcaacaaatgtgtgttttgctggAG GCACCACACGAACCCGGTGGGCACCGAGTGGCGCTGGAAGATGGACCCGCCTGAGAAGATCTTGCTGGAGGCAGTGGACAAACACCGCAACATGATCAAGGAATTCAGAG GTGTTCCAGGTGTGCTGCCGGAGCGATTCGAGGAGGGACTGGCTGTGAAGCACTGCGCGCTCTCCCTGGTGGGGGAGCCCATCATGTACCCCGAGATCAACGCCTTCCTCAGGCTGCTGCACCGCCAGCACATCTCCAGCTTCCTGGTCACCAACGCGCAGTTCCCCGAGGAGATCAG GACCCTTGAGCCAGTGACTCAGTTGTATGTCAGTGTGGATGCCAGCACAAAGGACAGCCTAAAAAAGATTGACCGCCCGCTATTCAAGGACTTCTGGAACCGCTTCTTGGACAGTCTCAGAGCATTAGGGGAAAAG CAACAGCGCACTGTGTACAGACTCACACTGGTGAAGGCGTGGAACGTGGCCGAGCTGAAGGCTTACGCTGACCTCATCACACTGGGCAAACCTGATTTCATTGAGGTGAAG GGAGTGACCTACTGTGGAGAAAGTTCAGCCAGCAGTCTGACCATGGCCAATGTTCCCTGGCATGAAGAGGTCATCCACTTTGTACAGCAACTGGCTGATCTGCTCCCAGACTATGATATAGCCTCTGAACACAAGCATTCAAACTGCCTTCTGATCGCTCATCATAAG TTTAAAGTTGAAGGGGAGTGGTGGACGTGGATCGACTATGAACGATTCCAGGAGCTTATCCAGAGCTATGAGGAGAGCGGGGGCAGCAAGACGTTTTCTGCCATGGACTACATGGCCAAGACTCCAAGCTGGGCTGTTTTTGGGGCCAAGGAGAGAGGCTTTGACCCAGCAGATACCCGataccaaaggaaaaaaaagactgatatCTCAGGATGTTGA